GATTCTAGGCCTGTAGAAGAAGAGGGGAACTACTTTACTATACGCATATCTCAATTTGCCCATGTTCTGCCTAAATAAAGCGAAGCCCCATGTATACCGTGCGTATCGTGGGTAAATAGAGATATGCGTGTGGGAAAAGAAATTCCTCTCTAGAATGCCCACGAAGTCGCTATGAGATATGGCTGGACTAGTCCTAATCAACCGTCGCAGATTGCTCTTCTAATCAACTTTGGCTACGCTCATAAGGGATGCTTAATTCCACATGAGTATTCAGACTAAAACTCACGTTGCATATATATCGATCAGGGTTGCTATCACGGAACTCTGTATAGATATGTTCCTCCGGTCAATTCGGCCGTTTAACTCCGCTGCTAATGTTTGGTTCTGTTATATACCGCTGGAGCCCACAGTTGGAGACCAATCTGCTCTTGGTAGACGCAAGCGAGACGTTGTTTATCGCCTTTTCGTTACGGAGACCCTTAGTGATAACCTATTGATGAACTTTAGGCGATTGAAGCAGCGAAATATCAGGAAGCTATATTACATGGATACGCTAATGGAATAAGAATGAGTAGCGATAATTGGGTTatccttttttttttaaagCTTGCTTATGTAAAAGCAACGATACCGCGACCATGTGAAGAAAAGGTGCATGAGGTCTGATAAAGGCTTGTAGGCACATCGCGGCGAACATCTTTCGCGTACTCTCACATTCTTCTCTTCCCCTTTGGCATGCGAGCCACCCAGTATAACGTCAATGCTGCTAATATGTTGAAGATAATGAACACCCACATGATAGCAAAGTTGCGCCATCTGTCCCCGTAATGGGAACCGATTCCATCCAAGAAGACGTTTGTCTCCTTAATTTTGCAGTAGCTGCAGTCGCTTGTAGCGTACGGGTCGAGAAGATAACCACCCCGCCTCGAAATATAGTCGGCCATATAGTCGCCGCATGTGCGGTTATCTGGAGGACTGATCTGAATCCATTCATTGTTGGCGCACGTCACGTCAACGTTGGCAAGACCTGTTGACAGTATAGCGGAAACCCAATACGAAAGTGGCGAAACACGGTACAAGAAAATCCAAAACCGAGGCATGGTCTCTGGCGAAGCCAATACACCACAGAAAAAGAAAATCAAGACAAAAAGAAAGTTGGCCGTGTTGCCTCCTGAGTCAGCCGTATCACCAAAGGCAACGCACATATGGGCAAACGTGCAAATGAACAGAAGCAATTGCCAGAATAGGAGCCACATCAGCCCCGCGCGCTCTGCGCCCTGTCCAGCGGCATCGGCATTTTTATAGAAGCCCACTGGGTAGTAGATCAGCGCCCACATAAAGAGTGACGCGATAGTATTCCAGGGGATCTCGGCCACAATCTGACTGAGCATAAAGACTTTCCATGAGTAAGTTTTGGCTGGCCGTTCACGAACCTCGTATAGCGATCGCTGTGCAACAAAATGGGGCATCTGTTGCTCTGCAAGTTGCCCCAAGATGCTGCACATCTCGAAAATGGCGAACATCTGATTTTGCAGTCCCTGAATGGTTAAAGGTGCATTGAGAAACACAAGTCCGATGAATAAAGTGCTGGAGATGCAGAGGCTGAGCTTGGAGTAGATATAAGATGGTGTCCGCCAGTGTTGTTGCATCACGCGCTGCATAACGACCAGAAATTGTTGCCCAAATGGCGCAGCGAACTCACGGTACGACGATGGATTGTTCTTCTCATGCGAAGGCCGATTGTCACCTAAGGCCCTGAGACGCCCCAGTTCGCTCTGAACCGACTGGTATTCTGGGCTGGAACGCCACGTCTGATGCCAGTCGATATCGGAAGAGCTGCCTGGGGCAGCACCGACTGTTTCAAGCATCCACTCGGCCGGGTTGGTGCCAGGTTTGCAGGGATGTGAGCCATGGCGCTCGAAGTAGTCAGTGAGGATTTTGGAGTCTTCTCCAATATCGCCTATGGAATAGAGTTAGCATATAATCTAGCTTCTATGACGGCCTGAAATGTAGCCACGAAAACCAATCCCGGAACAGAAAGAAGCTAACCaaagtatactgtacgacCGCCCTCAGCAAGTAGGAGCAACCGGTCGAACCGTTGAAATAATATTGCCGACGGCTGATGGATAGTACAGAGTATAGACTGGCCTGCTTTAGACAGCTTCTCCAATAAGTCCAGAATGGCCCAGCTGGTTTGAGAATCCAGGCCAGAAGTAGGCTCATCGACGAAGAGCAGAAATGGCGGTTTGGCGGCCAGTTCTACCCCAATAGTCAAACGCTTGCGTTGTTCGACATTGAGGCCTTCACCAAGCACGCCAACAACGGCATCGGCATACTCCCCCATATCCAGTATCTTGATGACTTCATCCACATATGCCAGCTTTTCTTTTCTTGGAATACTTGACGGCTGACGAAGGACTGCAGAAAAATTGAGGGCCTATCCAAACTAGTCAGAATGTATGACTGGGCGCGGAACAATACCAGTAGAGACGGCAATTATCTGAAGAGCAGAGTGTTGTGTTCTTACCTCACGAACAGTAGTAGTTTCCAAATGGAGATCAAGCTGTTGGGCATAGCCTGTCTTTCTCTGGAAACTCTCATCACGCAGCTTCCCATCGATCAAGATCTCGCCCGTAACAACGCCCACGCCATAACGACGGTCAGCCAAACAGTCGAGGAGACTGGTCTTTCCAGCCCCGGAAACACCCATCAGTGCGGTGAGAGTGCCAGGCTTGACCCAGCCGTCCACATTTTCAAGGATACGTCGAGGTTTCCCCTTGATCTTGATGTCGTGGCACACGTTGTTCCAGTGGAAAACGCTGCTGGAGCCCTCGAAGCCTCCTCTTCCGCTGGCTGGATACTTGGACAGTCTCCTAACCCGTGAGCCAGGTGCGCTGATTGATTTCTCAACATCTctgccgccgttggccgAGGACTGTGGTTTAGAACCTTGGCGGAAGACAGGAACTTCGCCCTTGGACTTCTTGGCCCGGATGTATTCTGCGGCGATGAAGTAGACGGCATGGTTGAAAATCGCCATGGCAATTATAATACCAACGTTTCGCCACTTGTGCCCATGGTGGTATTTGAATGCTGAGGTGATATGGTCGTCCCCATTAACATAGGTTTGCCCAGGCACGGCCCCTATAGCGGCGCAAGCTACGCTTCCTGAGGTGGTATTGGCGTAGTCAGGGATATACGTGGAGCATGAGAAGTTGCGGTTGTGGAACTCATTAACCATGAGAGACTCATAGCCATATGCTACCGGATTGACATAATTTAGCCAACGACACCAGCCAAGCATGTAGTCCTCGGGCACAATGAATCCTGTAAAGATGAGCAGGCAAAGCAGTAGGATTGATGCCGGAACCATAGCCTGTTGTTCCGATCGTGATAACGAGGCTCTAGACACTAAGTTAATAGTGTTCTTATAGCAGATAGGGGAACGTACATAGATCGAAAAATCCCAGACATCGCCATAATGATAAGGAACATAGTGAAGAGATAGAAAAAGAAGGGGCCGGGTTGGCGGTTTAGGTTAGTCATGAAGTAGAATACCAAGTTGAAAGAAACCATGTTTAGGATCTTTAACGGCAGATCCACCAGGACGGAGGCATATGACTCGGCTGAAGGATGATAAAAGGCGTAGCGAGACTGCTTCTCCACAATTGGTCTTTGAGCATATAGTGTCAGGATCTCTAGCATAGAGGACAGCGCATTGAATAAAATCGCAATGAAGAGGACAACGGAGCGGCCGTAGAAGGAAGTCGTGCTTATGTCCATGTTGTAATACAAGGACGATATAATGAGTGCCATAATCGTGTTCCCAATCATCATGCCGACGGGCATTGAGGGATCGGCTTTAAGCCTCCAATATCCTCTCCAAAAACAAAGCAGGACCTGTTGACTATAGGTGAGGATGTAAGGCGAGTTAACACGTTGTCCTTTGGCTTGATATGCCGTTTTGAGCCGTCGAAAGGTCGTGgcgtcctggccgtcgaTGGCATGTTGCGCCTTATATTCCTCGATTTCGACCTGCAATGCCTCATATTCAGGGCTTCTTCGCCAAGCATGGGCAAATTCCTCAGCAGTTTGCGGTGGATTGCAACCCTGGCGAATTCTACGCTCCGTTGGGAACGTCATGGATGTGAGGAAGTCAGGACTTGTCTGACGCGCCGGGCATTCAAAGCCAAGGTTGATGAAATATTCCTTTGCCCTGTTCGCTGGTCCAAAGTATATCTGATGGCCCTCGTATATGATCGTTGTCTTATCAAATACGTCGTAAGCGCTCTGTGGTGCCTGATACATCGACACAGCGCATGTGTGGCCAAACAGGTCGGACTGCAGCCTAAGTGTTTTGCAGAATTGAATGGCGTTCGCCGAGTCAAGACCACGAGTCGAACTGAGCTGATTAGTTTCAATTGCTGCAATAACAGGGCATGTTACTCACTTGTCCCAGCACTGGAATGGGGCGTTGGCCAGGGTTGCCTCTGCGATGGTGACACGCTTGCGCTCTCCACCCGAAACACCTCGTACATACTCGTCTCCGACTCTGGTATGGATGGTGTGACTGACACCATacatggccatgacgacaTCTCGAAGGCCATCACAGTATCTGCGAGGGTGTTGTTAGCTAATACCCCTGGTAGCACGGACGTATCAACATACTGGGTGCGACTGATGCCATGCGGCAGCTCCCGTGGGCAGCGTGCCCGCGATGCGAATGCCAGTGTCTCGCCAACTGTCAACATGGGAAAGTgaacgtcgagctcggcggtGTAAATAACGTCACCCCGGTGCGCGCTGTGCATCTCCTTTGCGGATATGCCATGATAGTTGAAGTAGGAATCGGCATTGACGTAGACACCGTTGGCATCGCCCGATATAGTCTTGAGGAAGGTCGAGCAACCGGAACCAGGTGGGCCAAGGACAGCACATAGTTCTCCAGGGCGGATTAATCCGTCGAATTGATGCAGAATGTCGATCCGAGTGCGGCCTATGGTGCTGGAGTAGAGTTGGCAAGCCATGCGTGGAAGAGACAACCAGATGTTTACGACATCCTTCTGAAAGTCTATGGGCGTGCCGTAGCCGAAGACGTTGACATTCTGAAAGCACAGGCCGATCTGACGGTATCTCTGGCCGCTCTCATTGGTCATTCTGGCAACATTCCTGGCCCAATCCCGCGCGCTGAACTTCTCACCGCGTGGGTTCAGTGGCGAGTTGAGATCATCTCCCCCAAAGATGGTATTTTGTTTCGGGTCGTTGGCAACGGAATCATCATTTTGGGAGATGCCTTGCACCAGATTGTGAAGGGCGGAATGGCGGCTCTTGAAAGGGGTCTTTGACTGAGCTGTAGTTTTGTCCTCGCGCACGGCGTGAAACCCTTCTGGCGATGCCACAACATCTCCAAGTCCGTCAACTGCGGCTGACATCTTCGGCGATTGAGGATACGGCTAGTCTAAGTCTTCCCAGAGCCGCGAGGAGCCACCGCCTGAACTCTGAAATGGATTCGCTTCGACTGCAGCTATACAAGTAATTCGGTTGATGATGGCTAACGAGGGGCAATCAACTGGGTGAGGCAACGACGTTCACGTATTGGAAAACCCGAATTCTTTGTCCCGTTGAGCTTTATTATGCACCCGGTCTGCGCATCATCCGACATGTCGGCGGAATAAGATCTCGAAACCGCGACGCTAGTGATAACTGGCACCAACCAACGCGAAACACAGCCTTGTGCGATCAGCCGCGCCAGCCGAAAAGGGTTACATTAGGACAACGCGGGCCCTTGTCTAATTGGTCAGCATCTGATGTGATTCAAATGTCGTGCACCAGGCAAGACCGCGGGGGCTAGAAATCCCCGAAATCGCGGCGGACGAACGACCAATGCCGGTGTCTTCGTCCGTAGCAAGGCGCATGTTGATTCTGCGGTGGGCGCTCGCATCGCGGTGGCACGATTGGTAGCAAGTCGAGCCAACGAAGTCTGCTCGGCGTGGTGAAATTAGGAATGCCAACCATCAGTCCCTCTAAAGCCCACTTCAGGAAATTTCGCCATATTGAGTGTCGCACAGTACACGGGCTTACAGACGGTCGCGGGCCGTACTCAGCGCCGTCAGCAGCCTGCTCAATTGatggcatcgcgggcggctgggctACCGGGTGGTCTAGGCCTATGGCGGCCCAGTAAATAGCGGCTTGTGTACCGTGCGCGGCGTGGGCAAATAGAGACATGCGTGTGGGTAAACAGTAGTTCTCACTGTGCATAGCTAATAACTTAACCCATGCATGACTTCAGATCTGGCTGCAGGGAGCAGAGCCATGCATGAGGAACGACGGCACGTCAGCGAACCCTGCGGGCTGTATTCATAACTAATACAGAGCTCCAATCTGGGCGGCGTCCTCAAGCCTTTGCGGTGCCTCTTTCACGGTTACTGGGATGCTCTAAGATGTGAACAACAATTGTCCCAAGGGCGGGCCAAACTATCATATGCAAGATACGCGGGGTGCCAGTACCTTTGATCAGAGCATAAGCACGCTCTTGCGAATGGATAGCCGTTGATGAGGAGCCCAGGCGATGTGTGGAGCAGTCACAGGCTAAGGCATGCATATGCATCCAACTgtgatgctgctgatgatgatcCTGACTAGCTACGTGGCACACAAACGAGGAATAGGGGTCGTGCCCGGGCCCACCGCCTTCTTAACTAACGGCTACGACGACTCGCCAAAACCTCGCCTCACACTTTGTACAAAACGTACCATCCTGCACGCCCCTTGTAGCCATATGCACGCCTTTCTCAAGCTGAACGAGGCTGCAGCGTAAAGTAAGTAATTCTCTGCAAATGGCAAAGCCCGTCCTCCTTCTAGTGTCGCTACTATTATGGCAATTTGCCAATGTGCGTATTGTATATACTATTAGTAATACTGCCTCTTTCTGAGTACCACTTTTTAAATGCCAAGTAGGCGCCGATTAGTTTATATTCCCGCGCCCAACGCTAGAGTCTCAAGACGTTGAAATATCAGCAAACCCCATGCAACGTCACTGCCTCATGTCCCCTGTACTGCAACCATCGTGTATGACTACCAGTCAGGCTAACTTGACGGATGTTTCCCGCAAGTTCTGAGTATAGTGATCAAGAACGCCCAGCCGGGAATGAGGCGGAGGCAAGCATGAAAACAGGTCGGCTGCGGTCCGCATGTGACTCCTGTCATAACGCCAAGATCAGATGCTCCGGGGGAAATCCATGCTCGACCTGTCAACGCTCTCAGACCCGGTGCGCCTATAGCCCCAGTACAAGGCTCGGCCGTCCAAAGGGTACCAAGAATAAACGAAGCCGCGTGCAGGAGAGGACGAAGGCTGGGCGTCCAGACAGTTGCAACGTCGCGACCAGAAGCAACGTGGAATCACAGCATGGCACCGGAGCTGAGCGAGAGATAtatgagcagcagcaacagcagtcCGATTCCGTCGGGCTGGATTTCGACCTCGACCCCGACGTCGATTTTGACTCTGGCTTTGGCACAAACGATGGGGCCGACAGCCACCATAACCTTCTTCTTGACATGAATGTGGGTTTCACTGACCCCACTGGAGTTGCCAGTGTGCACACGAGCCCGGATGCCAGCATGCGAACACACTTCACTACGGTAGGCCAATTGCTTCAGGGTCCTGGGTTCTGTACGGGCTGACGCCGGCTTTTGCTACACGACACTAGTCATCCAACGGATTCGTGGAGATCTCTAGTCCACGCCAAAACTTGCCATCGGATGTATCTGAAGCATTCAGGCATGATGGCGGGTACGGAACAGGCTCAGTCAGCCCATCGAGAGATGACTACAGTTTGAGCAGCCCTGGGTTAAACCTCCTCTCTGGACATAGCCTAGGTGATCCCGGCCCATTTACAGCCCTAGGTTCGCCTAGATGCTCATGTCTTCAGCAACTAGTCCAGCTGCATTGTCGGCTAGGGGACTTGCAATACTCCCAGGTCCACGGCTTCTCCGTCGACACCGTGTTAGGCGGGCTCCAGCTGGCACAAGGGCCCTGGAATTGTTTCATGCAATGCAGCGTTTGTCAAAAGGGAGACAATCACAAAGAGGCTCCACTTTTGTTCGCCATGAGCATTCGCACATTGCTCTGCTCAGTGCAGAAGCTAAATGGAGCTCCCAGCGCAGGCAATAACTCCATGGATGTTGCTCTGTCCTTGGGCACCTTCGAGTTGACAGGTGATATGAAGTCCGAAATAATTGGCCTGGCTCTCCGAAAAGCCCTACAAACTATGAAGTCCGCCATGCTCTACCTGTGGGCCCGTGCCGGTCGACCAAGCCCATTGGAAATTGGGGAGTCAAACACCAGCGATGCTACTACGCAGGAAGGGTATACCAGGAATCAGGATGGCGGCCAAGAGAAAGTACAGCGAACACGATCTTTACTGACGCTGGCCCCGACGACACCAGGACCAGAGAATGTAGCATCTCTCCTCAACACGCTACAGTATACCATCCAAGCAATTGAGCACAAGCACTGAGTACACGCCCCTTAGGCATGTGAAGTGCTGGAGCAGGGTGGTGGTTCACTACGAGGATGGAGTGAACAATGATTTTCTACATTCATCGACCTTCCTATTAGTGGCTCATTAGTGTTATCTCTCGGTCTAAATTCACTCTGTTCAACGAATATGCGACACGATCCGCGATTTATAGAGGCTAGCTCATTGCCCGCCCCTTGCCGCCCCTTCCGTAGGCTTTGTGGCGGGACCACTCAGGTGTCGGAACCGGAATAATCGAGTGTCTGGGATCTTTCCGCGTTGCCACATTCCAGGTGCTACGGCGTGAAAACCCACTGTCGTACCGCGCGGCGTTGCCGCATTCCGACGAAGCCAGCCGCGCAACGAATCAGTGACACCATCTGCCACCAGCAGGGACACTCAATCCCACCGAGCGACTCGGATGCAAGGCTTGCAGGCGGCTATAGAGCCGGAACTCGGACGGTTCGTGTATTGTTGATTGAGCGTGTTGAGATTGAAGGGCCGTTTTGAGCCGACCCCTACGTCCATATTATATTCTTCCCTCGCGTGTATACTACGTAATCTCTCAGCTATAGCATCATCACTAAGGTATAAAGTTAAACTACGTACCTAGAAATAGGTTTTCTAAAGTACTCTAATAGATAATTATAAGGTATAAAGCTTATATATAGgtacttaattaaatatatattttaaataCTTAAAGTAGCTAATAGAAAGATTATAGTATTATAAAGAAGCTATATAAGTTAGTATTTAAGCAAATTAAAACTTGTTTAGTAGCGTACTAACTATATTACAATAATATaacttaattataattaagCGCGccgctattatatatattaaaaatacTATTAGCGtgctattattataatagcttagtcgatatatataaaataggGTAGCTAAGTAAGAGAAGCAATAATATAGTCTTATTTTATAGAGGAGTCTTCTAATTTTAAGACTAAAGCTTATAGGTTTAAGCTTCTAATTCGCTAGCTAAACTAGCTTTAATACTttataaattatatatattatatatacgTTATAGTTCTCTACCTTAGCCTAGTacttattataattatagtCTAAGATCTATAAATACTATACTAGTATAAGAGGTATTTATATATTCCTAGCCTTCTTAGgctatactatattaattgtgacgaggccggcgctgcgcggcaggagccggtcgggttGTTGATAATTAACGTGCTATGAAAGAGGGAAATTGGGGTTGTGTGCTGGGCAGCCCctatacgcgcggcgcccgccacgtGCAGCCCCACGTGACTAGCTGCGGGCCCAGGTCAGCGTGGGGTCCCAGCCACACGTAGCGTTACTGCGcccggggccgcgccccgggctcTCATTAGGCCAAGCCCCTTACAGCTTCTATACGCATAGTACTTACTATATATAGGCCTACGTAACTAACTGCGGGCCTAGGTCCGTATAGGGTCTAAGCCCGTACGTAACGTTATTACGCTAAGGGTAATGCCCCGGGCTCTTATTAGGCCCAGCCCTTTATACTCCtcttattataataaaatattaaaaGATAAGTATAACGGGGTATTAAGGACAGAAGGTTAACGTACGTAACACCCCCGCATAGAGGGTTACTAGAGCCCGTTTCTTAAGCGTTACTAAAGCTTAGATCTCTAAGCTTTAGTCTTATAGTTAATAACTTACGGAAATATATTCCCTCTGGCTCTGAGATCCTTCGTGCCCTTACTTAGTTACGTACGCTGTAATGAAGTGCTAGGACAGAACGCACACACGCGAGCCCAGGCAGAGAATTGGGGCACGCACGTGATGCTCCCGAACCATGGGGTATTAGAGCCCGTCTAGCTAGCGAACTGGAAGCTTGAACCTATAAGCTTCAGTCTTGCAATACTATGACCCCTACGCTCGTCCGACTACACTATTGCTTCTCTTACCTGACTACCAAACTGATATCTAGCGAGTGAGCCATTATACGCAGTTAAGTGTGGCCGTTATAATAAGATTAGCTAAATATAGAATAAActtatagctattaatacGCTAAGTCTTATATAGGAAGCTATATAAGATAATTTTATAGgattaaatagctttataattaattaacCTTACTTATATTATCTAAAATATATATCTCGCTATAATAAGCGTATATCTTAGTATATTATATTGTATATAGcaattatatataattagaGGAACCGTCGACATTACTAATATAGCTAGAGATATAGTCGGACTATCTCCGAGTGGCCGTGGGATTCGAGTTGCCTGGGCGGGATGCCCGTGAACGATTGCGACCCTGGCAgccccagctcgcccgcTTCTCGGCGGAGTTATTAGATCCCTCGGCGCCTGGACTGTCTGCTTGCCACGCCTTCCGCCCCTCAACTTGACTGCATCATGGAATATCTCTCGCAGTATATGTTTTCGTGCACAAGGAGCGGTCTCAAGGCTCAATACATGACAATATCGAGACTCAGCCTTCGACAGCGCGCCTTCAAGCCCCATGGCCGGACATTCGGAACAAGGACAGCCCAGCAAACACTCACGTACGGCCAGTCGACAACACTACAGTCGTCCCTCGCGATGCCCCTCGACATTCTCATCGTGGGCGCTGGTATCTGTGGCCCGGCTTTGGCAATTCTCTTGCAGAACTCAGATCCCAGCCACGATATCAAAATTATCGAGCGCTCTCCGTCTCTACGCGCGGCGGGACAGCAAATTGATTTGAGGGGCGAAGGCATCGAGGTATTGAGGAAGATGGGGCTTTTGGATGATATCAAGTCACATTGTGTCGACGAAACAGGCCTTGAGATTGTGGACTCAAGTGGAAACCCCACAACACGCTTTGGCATCAACCCGGCAGGCGAACGTCGACGGACACTAACATCTGAATACGAGATTATGCGTGGCGACGTCGTTAAAACACTATACGAGGCTAGCCTCGAACAGAATACAAGATTGAAGGCAGATC
This sequence is a window from Purpureocillium takamizusanense chromosome 8, complete sequence. Protein-coding genes within it:
- the CDR1_3 gene encoding Multidrug resistance protein (EggNog:ENOG503NTZE~TransMembrane:13 (o471-488i500-518o530-552i573-595o607-626i638-657o741-761i1165-1184o1249-1267i1288-1308o1314-1332i1344-1364o1437-1457i)~COG:Q); translated protein: MSAAVDGLGDVVASPEGFHAVREDKTTAQSKTPFKSRHSALHNLVQGISQNDDSVANDPKQNTIFGGDDLNSPLNPRGEKFSARDWARNVARMTNESGQRYRQIGLCFQNVNVFGYGTPIDFQKDVVNIWLSLPRMACQLYSSTIGRTRIDILHQFDGLIRPGELCAVLGPPGSGCSTFLKTISGDANGVYVNADSYFNYHGISAKEMHSAHRGDVIYTAELDVHFPMLTVGETLAFASRARCPRELPHGISRTQYCDGLRDVVMAMYGVSHTIHTRVGDEYVRGVSGGERKRVTIAEATLANAPFQCWDNSTRGLDSANAIQFCKTLRLQSDLFGHTCAVSMYQAPQSAYDVFDKTTIIYEGHQIYFGPANRAKEYFINLGFECPARQTSPDFLTSMTFPTERRIRQGCNPPQTAEEFAHAWRRSPEYEALQVEIEEYKAQHAIDGQDATTFRRLKTAYQAKGQRVNSPYILTYSQQVLLCFWRGYWRLKADPSMPVGMMIGNTIMALIISSLYYNMDISTTSFYGRSVVLFIAILFNALSSMLEILTLYAQRPIVEKQSRYAFYHPSAESYASVLVDLPLKILNMVSFNLVFYFMTNLNRQPGPFFFYLFTMFLIIMAMSGIFRSIASLSRSEQQAMVPASILLLCLLIFTGFIVPEDYMLGWCRWLNYVNPVAYGYESLMVNEFHNRNFSCSTYIPDYANTTSGSVACAAIGAVPGQTYVNGDDHITSAFKYHHGHKWRNVGIIIAMAIFNHAVYFIAAEYIRAKKSKGEVPVFRQGSKPQSSANGGRDVEKSISAPGSRVRRLSKYPASGRGGFEGSSSVFHWNNVCHDIKIKGKPRRILENVDGWVKPGTLTALMGVSGAGKTSLLDCLADRRYGVGVVTGEILIDGKLRDESFQRKTGYAQQLDLHLETTTVREALNFSAVLRQPSSIPRKEKLAYVDEVIKILDMGEYADAVVGVLGEGLNVEQRKRLTIGVELAAKPPFLLFVDEPTSGLDSQTSWAILDLLEKLSKAGQSILCTIHQPSAILFQRFDRLLLLAEGGRTVYFGDIGEDSKILTDYFERHGSHPCKPGTNPAEWMLETVGAAPGSSSDIDWHQTWRSSPEYQSVQSELGRLRALGDNRPSHEKNNPSSYREFAAPFGQQFLVVMQRVMQQHWRTPSYIYSKLSLCISSTLFIGLVFLNAPLTIQGLQNQMFAIFEMCSILGQLAEQQMPHFVAQRSLYEVRERPAKTYSWKVFMLSQIVAEIPWNTIASLFMWALIYYPVGFYKNADAAGQGAERAGLMWLLFWQLLLFICTFAHMCVAFGDTADSGGNTANFLFVLIFFFCGVLASPETMPRFWIFLYRVSPLSYWVSAILSTGLANVDVTCANNEWIQISPPDNRTCGDYMADYISRRGGYLLDPYATSDCSYCKIKETNVFLDGIGSHYGDRWRNFAIMWVFIIFNILAALTLYWVARMPKGKRRM